Proteins from a genomic interval of Garra rufa chromosome 4, GarRuf1.0, whole genome shotgun sequence:
- the LOC141333993 gene encoding uncharacterized protein: MAVIKEETEDLRIEEVFSIKQEDTEEQTDLTAFKVENEVLNETEEKDQYESHHDFITEEEPFSYSQTKKTSSRKRVQKATGTRSCLTCFQCGMRFSQHGNLKAHMRIHTREKPYTCHQCGKSFDQHGNLKIHMRVHTGESPFTCQQCGVSFTQIGSLNRHMRIHSGVKPYSCSQCGRSFDQHGNLKVHMRIHTGEKPYICPQCGKSFDQHGKYKIHIRIHTGENPFICQQCGLSFSKKWTLNRHMRIHTGEKPYSCPQCGKSFHQHGNLKLHLAVHTREKPYKCGQCGKSFDQNEKLKLHTRTHTGEYPFTCQQCGLSFSKKWILNRHIRIHTGERPFTCQECGKSFKQKGNLDHHMRIHTREKPYTCHQCGKSFDQHRNLKIHIRIHTGEKPYICPQCGVSFSQTGSLNRHMRIHSGVKPYSCSQCGKSFDRHGNLKVHMRIHTGEKPYICPQCGKSFDQHGKYKIHIRIHTGENPFTCPQCEVSFSQKGSLNRHMRIHTGEKPYTCQQCGKSFDQNEKLKLHMRTHTGENPFICQQCGLSFSKKWTLNRHMRIHTGEKPYSCPQCGKSFHQHGNLKFHMRSHTGERTFACQECGKSFKRKGNLDHHMRSHASSADEVLLKKEAVTGT; the protein is encoded by the exons ATGGCCGTTATTAAGGAGGAGACGGAAGACCTCAGGATTGAAGAAGTGTTCAGTAtcaaacaagaagatactgaggaacaaacag ACCTGACAGCGTTTAAAGTGGAGaatgaagtactgaatgaaacggaagagaaagatcagtacGAGAGCCATCATGATTTCATAACTGAAGAAGAACCTTTTAGTTACTCACAAACTAAAAAGACTTCCTCACGTAAAAGAGTTCAAAAAGCGACAGGAACTAGAAGTTGTTTAacttgctttcagtgtggaaTGCGTTTTAGTCAACATGGAAACCTTAAAGCCCACATGCGGATTCACActagagaaaagccttacacttgccatcagtgtggaaagagttttgatcaacatgggAACCTAAAAATCCACATGAGAGTACACACTGGAgagagcccttttacctgccaacagtgtggagtaagtttcactcagataggaagccttaacagacacatgagaattcactccgGAGTGAAACCTTACTCAtgctctcagtgtggacggagttttgatcaacatggaaatctcaaagtccacatgagaattcacactggagaaaaaccttatatctgtcctcagtgtggaaagagttttgatcaacatggaAAGTATAAAATACACAtcagaattcacactggagaaaacccTTTCATCTGCCAGCAGTGTGGACTAAGTTTCAGTAAGAAATGGACTCTCAatagacacatgagaattcacaccggagagaaaccttactcatgccctcagtgtggaaagagttttcatCAACACGGAAACCTTAAATTGCACCTGGCAGTTCACACTAGAGAAAAGCCTTACaaatgtggtcagtgtggaaagagttttgatcaaaaTGAAAAGCTTAAATTACACACAAGAACTCACACCGGAGAATACCCGTTCACCTGCCAGCAGTGTGGACTAAGTTTCAGTAAGAAATGGATCCTCAATAGACACAtaagaattcacaccggagaaaggccttttacctgccaagagtgtggaaagagtttcaaacaaaaaggaaaccttgaccACCAC ATGCGGATTCACActagagaaaagccttacacttgccatcagtgtggaaagagttttgatcaacatcggaaccttaaaatccacatcagaattcacactggagagaagccttatatctgccctcagtgtggagtaagtttctCTCAAacaggaagccttaacagacacatgagaattcactccgGAGTGAAACCTTACtcatgctctcagtgtggaaagagttttgatcgACATGGAAATctcaaagtccacatgagaattcacactggtgaGAAGCCTTAtatctgccctcagtgtggaaagagttttgatcaacatggaAAGTATAAAATACACAtcagaattcacaccggagaaaaccctttcacctgccctcagtgtgaagTAAGTTTctctcaaaaaggaagccttaacaggcacatgagaattcacaccggagagaagccttatacctgccaacagtgtggaaagagtttcgatCAAAATGAAAAGCTTAAATtacacatgagaactcacaccgGAGAAAACCCATTCATCTGCCAGCAGTGTGGACTAAGTTTCAGTAAGAAATGGACTCTCAatagacacatgagaattcacaccggagagaaaccttactcatgccctcagtgtggaaagagttttcatCAACACGGAAATCTTAAATTCCACATGAGATCTCACACCGGAGAAAGGACTTTTGCCTGCcaagagtgtggaaagagtttcaaacgaAAAGGAAACCTTGACCACCACATGAGATCACATGCCAGCAGTGCGGATGAAGTTTTACTCAAAAAGGAAGCCGTAACAGGGACATGA